A genomic segment from Castor canadensis chromosome 1, mCasCan1.hap1v2, whole genome shotgun sequence encodes:
- the Tent5a gene encoding terminal nucleotidyltransferase 5A isoform X1, which yields MHQRYFWTDQGQVALGGHYMAEGEGYFAMAEDELAGSPYIPLGSDFGGGDFGGGGSFGGHCLDYCESPTTHCNVLNWEQVQRLDGILSETIPIHGRGNFPTLELQPSLIVKVVRRRLAEKRIGVRDVRLNGSAASHVLHQDSGLGYKDLDLIFCADLRGEEEFQTVKDVVLDCLLDFLPEGVNKEKITPLTLKEAYVQKMVKVCNDSDRWSLISLSNNSGKNVELKFVDSLRRQFEFSVDSFQIKLDSLLLFYECSENPMTETFHPTIIGESVYGDFHEAFDHLCNKIIATRNPEEIRGGGLLKYCNLLVRGFRPASDEIKTLQRYMCSRFFIDFSDIGEQQRKLESYLQNHFVGLEDRKYDYLMTLHGVVNESTVCLMGHERRQTLNLITMLAIRVLADQNVIPNVANVTCYYQPAPYVADANFSNYYIAQVQPVFTCQQQTYSTWLPCN from the exons ATGCATCAGAGATACTTTTG GACTGATCAGGGCCAAGTGGCGCTCGGTGGGCACTACATGGCGGAGGGCGAAGGGTACTTTGCCATGGCCGAGGACGAGCTGGCTGGCAGCCCCTACATCCCCCTAGGCAGCGACTTTGGCGGCGGTGACTTTGGTGGCGGCGGCAGCTTCGGCGGGCACTGCTTGGACTATTGCGAAAGCCCTACGACGCACTGCAACGTGCTGAACTGGGAGCAAGTGCAGCGGCTGGACGGCATCCTGAGCGAGACCATCCCGATCCACGGGCGCGGCAACTTCCCCACGCTCGAGCTGCAGCCGAGCCTGATCGTGAAGGTGGTGCGGCGGCGCCTGGCCGAGAAGCGCATTGGCGTCCGCGACGTGCGCCTCAATGGCTCGGCCGCCAGCCACGTCCTGCACCAGGACAGCGGCCTGGGCTACAAGGACCTGGACCTCATCTTCTGCGCTGACCTGCGCGGGGAAGAGGAGTTTCAGACTGTGAAGGACGTCGTGCTGGATTGCCTGTTGGACTTCTTACCCGAAGGAGTGAATAAGGAGAAGATCACGCCACTCACGCTCAAG GAAGCTTATGTGCAGAAAATGGTTAAAGTCTGCAATGACTCTGACCGATGGAGTCTTATATCCTTGTCAAACAACAGTGGCAAAAATGTGGAACTGAAATTCGTGGATTCCCTCCGGAGgcagtttgaattcagtgtagattcttttcaaatcaaatTAGACTCTCTTCTCCTCTTTTACGAATGTTCAGAGAACCCAATGACTGAAACATTTCACCCCACAATAATCGGTGAGAGCGTCTATGGTGATTTCCATGAAGCCTTTGATCATCTTTGTAATAAAATCATTGCCACCAGGAACCCAGAGGAGATCAGAGGGGGAGGCCTACTTAAGTACTGCAACCTCTTAGTGAGGGGCTTTAGGCCTGCATCTGATGAGATCAAGACcctccagaggtacatgtgttccaggTTTTTCATCGACTTCTCAGACATTGGAGAGCAGCAGAGAAAACTGGAGTCCTATTTGCAGAACCACTTCGTGGGATTGGAAGACCGCAAGTATGACTATCTCATGACCCTTCATGGAGTGGTGAATGAGAGTACAGTGTGCCTGATGGGACATGAAAGAAGACAGACTTTAAACCTTATCACCATGCTGGCTATCCGGGTGCTAGCTGACCAAAATGTCATCCCTAATGTGGCTAATGTCACTTGCTATTACCAGCCAGCCCCATACGTAGCAGATGCCAACTTTAGCAACTACTACATTGCCCAGGTTCAGCCAGTTTTCACATGCCAGCAGCAGACATACTCCACTTGGCTACCTTGCAATtaa
- the Tent5a gene encoding terminal nucleotidyltransferase 5A isoform X2, which produces MAEGEGYFAMAEDELAGSPYIPLGSDFGGGDFGGGGSFGGHCLDYCESPTTHCNVLNWEQVQRLDGILSETIPIHGRGNFPTLELQPSLIVKVVRRRLAEKRIGVRDVRLNGSAASHVLHQDSGLGYKDLDLIFCADLRGEEEFQTVKDVVLDCLLDFLPEGVNKEKITPLTLKEAYVQKMVKVCNDSDRWSLISLSNNSGKNVELKFVDSLRRQFEFSVDSFQIKLDSLLLFYECSENPMTETFHPTIIGESVYGDFHEAFDHLCNKIIATRNPEEIRGGGLLKYCNLLVRGFRPASDEIKTLQRYMCSRFFIDFSDIGEQQRKLESYLQNHFVGLEDRKYDYLMTLHGVVNESTVCLMGHERRQTLNLITMLAIRVLADQNVIPNVANVTCYYQPAPYVADANFSNYYIAQVQPVFTCQQQTYSTWLPCN; this is translated from the exons ATGGCGGAGGGCGAAGGGTACTTTGCCATGGCCGAGGACGAGCTGGCTGGCAGCCCCTACATCCCCCTAGGCAGCGACTTTGGCGGCGGTGACTTTGGTGGCGGCGGCAGCTTCGGCGGGCACTGCTTGGACTATTGCGAAAGCCCTACGACGCACTGCAACGTGCTGAACTGGGAGCAAGTGCAGCGGCTGGACGGCATCCTGAGCGAGACCATCCCGATCCACGGGCGCGGCAACTTCCCCACGCTCGAGCTGCAGCCGAGCCTGATCGTGAAGGTGGTGCGGCGGCGCCTGGCCGAGAAGCGCATTGGCGTCCGCGACGTGCGCCTCAATGGCTCGGCCGCCAGCCACGTCCTGCACCAGGACAGCGGCCTGGGCTACAAGGACCTGGACCTCATCTTCTGCGCTGACCTGCGCGGGGAAGAGGAGTTTCAGACTGTGAAGGACGTCGTGCTGGATTGCCTGTTGGACTTCTTACCCGAAGGAGTGAATAAGGAGAAGATCACGCCACTCACGCTCAAG GAAGCTTATGTGCAGAAAATGGTTAAAGTCTGCAATGACTCTGACCGATGGAGTCTTATATCCTTGTCAAACAACAGTGGCAAAAATGTGGAACTGAAATTCGTGGATTCCCTCCGGAGgcagtttgaattcagtgtagattcttttcaaatcaaatTAGACTCTCTTCTCCTCTTTTACGAATGTTCAGAGAACCCAATGACTGAAACATTTCACCCCACAATAATCGGTGAGAGCGTCTATGGTGATTTCCATGAAGCCTTTGATCATCTTTGTAATAAAATCATTGCCACCAGGAACCCAGAGGAGATCAGAGGGGGAGGCCTACTTAAGTACTGCAACCTCTTAGTGAGGGGCTTTAGGCCTGCATCTGATGAGATCAAGACcctccagaggtacatgtgttccaggTTTTTCATCGACTTCTCAGACATTGGAGAGCAGCAGAGAAAACTGGAGTCCTATTTGCAGAACCACTTCGTGGGATTGGAAGACCGCAAGTATGACTATCTCATGACCCTTCATGGAGTGGTGAATGAGAGTACAGTGTGCCTGATGGGACATGAAAGAAGACAGACTTTAAACCTTATCACCATGCTGGCTATCCGGGTGCTAGCTGACCAAAATGTCATCCCTAATGTGGCTAATGTCACTTGCTATTACCAGCCAGCCCCATACGTAGCAGATGCCAACTTTAGCAACTACTACATTGCCCAGGTTCAGCCAGTTTTCACATGCCAGCAGCAGACATACTCCACTTGGCTACCTTGCAATtaa